TACCAATCGTTTTAGCAAAATTATGCCTgatcatatttaaaaaaaaaggggggagaTGAACTTGTCCTTATCATTATCAATTTTCCTTTCACTTCTTTTTCAGAAGTGTAGCGTTCCAGCATTGGCGGCTACCACCAACGAGCCTCCAGATGCCTTGATCTATGTCGTTTGCTTTCAGACAACAAATGAATCGCTTTGTCAAGAAGCTTTAAGATCATATCCTCTACCCTCCGAAGGCTTAGATTTTCAGATTCTTTGCCAAGCTTCAATAGCTGTGTCAAATGCTGATGCCAAGTCAACATACAACTTGATCGGCTCACTTAAAAGAAATGAATCAGATCCCATGATCCTGCATGAATTAGACTTGTGCTTGTATGCTTATGAACTGAGTATTAGAGGCATTGGAAAAGCCAACAACTCCTTGATTGCTCGTGACTATGATGGGCTCTATAAAATTGCAGTCAATAACCAGGTACTTGAAAGTAATTGTGAGACAGGATTTGTAGAAAAGGGTCTGGATGAACCAATCCAACTTAAAGAGGCCGGAAAAAAGTTTCAAGATCTTGGCGATATTACTGTGGTTATTGCAAAACATCTAAAGGATATGAAGCATTAAATGCAGATCTTATCTAGGCATTTCATAGTATTTCATAGAAGAATCTTGTCCTCCGAACTTATTTTATGTAAGGGTAGGCATGGAGCCGTTCTTGGTCAATTATCTATCTATGGCTATGCTTAAACtccaatattttaattttttttttggtagaaactctTATTGTTTACAGATGGAAGATATCTTCTATGTTTACAAATAGTTTAAATTTCAACGAGAATTGTTTCACATGGTACATCTTAATAAGAAGTATAAGTTCAAATATAGGTTACATCTTGAAATACtaccttccaaaaaaaaaaaagcatatatagcaacaaaaaattaacaatttcaacatttaagcCATGAGTTTTTATTATAGGTGATTTTTAACTACGAGTCGACCAAACATTTGATTGCTCGTGAATATGTAATGATTCCGCAGGAAATAAGACCAAATAGTTAACCAAATTCTGTTAGCCAAATACTACCTTGCGGAAATTGTTATAACAGCTACCACTTGCAGAAGTTGGTTATTGATTAGTTAGTGAGGAAGCTTTCTATTAATAGGCCAATGCTAATGTAAAGCGTTAAGCAATATTTGATCATTGAGAATACAACTTTCCCGCTTCTTCTATTCAGTCTGCTTCTCCCCTTTTTCTCTCAACCCTTCTCTCCATCTCCTTCTATACTTCAGTTCCTTAGCTGAGTCAACCAATCCCCCAATCCCCAACCATTACacttggtatcagagcttgcgTTCCTCGGAATTGCAAGCTCCAATTTAAGCAACAATGGCGGAAGGCACCAGAATGAAGGGATTTGAGGAATCGCTAAAGAAGCAAGATGCGAAAATCCAAGCTATCCTCGAATCCAGTACAATCGAACGCCAAGCCTTGGAAGAAAAGATGGAATCTAACTACGTGGATATGAAGGCTCTGGTGGAAGCAAACAATGTTGAACtaaaggaagaaatgaagaatttcaTGGTCACGATGAGTGCTCAGTTCAATAGCTTCATGCGGAACCTGCAGGGAGAAAAAGGAATTCTAGGCCAATCTCCTAATTCATCTGAGCGCCAACTTCATCAAACACTTAGGAAAGGTCCAGAAGGAAGCAATCCCTTGTTGGGAGAGAAGAGTCGTTTCGCAATCGGAGTTCCCAAATTGGAATTCCCCAGCTTTGGAGGCTCCAATCCTCGCGAATGGACCCGGAAATGTGCGAAGTTTTTTCAACTATACCAGATTCCAGAGGGTCAGCAATTGGATGTAGCTGAACTGCATCTGGAAGGCAAGGCTGACCTATGGTATCAAAGCTTTAAGAAGGATCGAGGAGTAGTGCAGTGGGAAGAGTTTGCCTCAGAACTTTGCAGACGATTCGGGGATATAGGAGGAGATGACGTGGTTGAGGAGTTCAACAAGTTGTACCAGGATTCATCATTGCTG
This portion of the Coffea arabica cultivar ET-39 chromosome 2e, Coffea Arabica ET-39 HiFi, whole genome shotgun sequence genome encodes:
- the LOC113728611 gene encoding pectinesterase inhibitor-like: MNLSLSLSIFLSLLFQKCSVPALAATTNEPPDALIYVVCFQTTNESLCQEALRSYPLPSEGLDFQILCQASIAVSNADAKSTYNLIGSLKRNESDPMILHELDLCLYAYELSIRGIGKANNSLIARDYDGLYKIAVNNQVLESNCETGFVEKGLDEPIQLKEAGKKFQDLGDITVVIAKHLKDMKH